The proteins below come from a single Harpia harpyja isolate bHarHar1 chromosome 2, bHarHar1 primary haplotype, whole genome shotgun sequence genomic window:
- the LOC128152688 gene encoding uncharacterized protein LOC128152688: MQEGGRQKAVPPALKPCSRESTLLRPFLVQKSTCQSTTLPPNWQQPRQRNRRGCRLLLSGENELSYCQRLPAAAQTTGTAGMFLRRQKLAPGWVTYQQFTQEMYQTRQHDAQQNRNMILGSSVFVEECFDFDWRSTYKTDFQRWPGAYGGYCRANKSLSHIFPEDEHLNQNHWVSEYKDSYSISLRRLNRSSQIPAVGLYSGLSPRKRIAMGTAQ; encoded by the exons AtgcaggagggaggcaggcagaagGCAGTGCCTCCAGCCCTAAAGCCTTGCAGCAGAGAAAGCACTTTACTTCGGCCCTTCCTGGTGCAGAAATCTACCTGCCAAAGTACTACTCTGCCACCAAACTGGCAGCAACCCAGGCAGAGAAATCGGAGAGGCTGCAGGCTCTTGCTGAGCGGGGAGAACGAGCTGTCTTATTGCCAGcgtcttccagctgctgctcagacTACTGGAACAGCAG GGATGTTCCTGCGTAGGCAGAAGCTGGCCCCAGGCTGGGTCACCTACCAACAATTCACCCAGGAGATGTACCAGACAAGGCAGCATGATGCTCAGCAAAACAGGAACATGATCCTGGGCTCATCTGTTTTCGTGGAAG AGTGCTTTGACTTTGACTGGAGAAGTACCTACAAAACAGATTTCCAGCGCTGGCCAGGAGCCTATGGTGGATACTGTAGAGCAAATAAGAGCCTTTCTCACATTTTCCCTGAAGATGAGCACTTAAACCA GAACCACTGGGTATCTGAGTACAAGGACAGCTACAGCATTTCCTTGCGGAGGCTGAACCGGTCATCTCAAATCCCTGCTGTGGGGCTGTACTCTGGGCTGTCCCCTCGGAAGAGGATTGCAATGGGGACAGCCCAGTGA